CAGGGATGGACAGCCCGTGTTCCCGCAGTCCGTCGTAGAGTCCCATGGCCATGCGGTCGTTGTAGCAGTACACGGCGGTGACGTTGCGTTTGAGCAGCTCTTCGGTGGCGCCGTATCCGCCTTCCTGGTCGGGGTAGGCTTCCATGACCAGGTCAGGGTCAAACCCAATGCTCGCGGCAGCCAACGCGTCTTTGTAGCCCTGGAGCCGTCCGTCTTTTGCCGGTGCGGGGATCGTGGCATTGATGAAGGCGATGCGTCGGTGGCCGGCGTTGAGCAGGATCTGCGTCGCGGAGTGCCCGCCCTGTGCTTCGTCGGGGACGACAGCGCGGGCTGCCCCGGGCTCTGTAGCGAAGCAGTTGACGAGGACGAAGTCCGCCTCACGCAGGGTTTCCGGTATGTCAGTGGGCCGGTGGAACCATGTCGAGTACAGGATGCCGCGTACCTTGTATTCCAGCATCATGGCGATCGCGTCCTTTTCCAGGTCGCGGTTGCCCTCGGTGTTGGCGATCAGCAGGGCGTACCCGTGTTTCCATGCTTCGTCCTGCGCCCCGTGGATGATCTGGCCGGCGAAGGGGGTTGTGGCGACGCCGTCTGCGACCAGCCCGATGAACCGTGAGGTGCCGCTGACCAAGGTCTTGGCCATTGCATTGGGGCGGTATCCAAGCTGCCGGATTGCGTCCTGGACGCGTTGACGAGTCTTATCTGCAATGCGGGCATTCTTCTTCTGGTTGATGACCAGGGAGACCGTGGCAGTGGACACGCCGGCCGCTTCAGCAACTTCGCGGAGGGTAACCGGATGCGCGCGGCCTATTTTGACAGGAACGTCGGGGGTGGCCGCGTTGCCCGAATTTTTCTTCTGCGAAATCATTTGCCCTCCATCGGGAGTATATCCGGCTGTCATGGGCGTCACCCCTTCGTCGCCCCGCTCTCGAGGCCTTGGATCATCGCCTTGTTCAGCACGAGGAACACCAGCAGCAGGGGCGTGATCGTGACGCAGACCGCGGCAAAGGTGGCCGTCCAGTCGGTTTTTCCCATGGCTCCGATGTAGTTTTGCAGGCCCAGTGGGATCGTCTTGAGTCCCTCAGAGAGGACGAACGTGTTGGCGAAGATGAAATCGTTCCAGATGAAGATGCTGTTGACCAGAACGACTGTGACCACAGTATTCACGGAGAGCGGGAGGGTGATAAGCCCAAAGATCCGGTACGGGCCCGCGCCGTCCAGCGAGGCAGCCTCGTACGTCTCGCGAGGGATGTATTCAAAGAAGGAGGAGAAAAGGTAGATCGACATCGGAAGAGCGAATCCCGCCAGGGGAATGATCATCGATGGGTAGGTGTCGAGTAGGTTAACGGTCGAGTAGTCGATGAAAAGCGGTACCAGCGCGATCTGCACGGGCACGATGATGCCAATCAAAAACAAACTGCGGACGAACTTGCTGAACCGAAAGCCGAGGACCTGCAGGGCATAGGCCGCCATCATGCCCAGAAGCACGATCAGCAGGTTGGCGCCCATCGTGACAATGAAACTGTTGACGATGTTCATCCCGAGATTGCCGGTCTCAAACGCGCGGGCGTAGTTATCGAATGTGATCGCCTTGGGCAGGGCAAACGGGTCGCCCGTCGCGAAGTCATTTTCAGTGCGCAGACTGGTGATGAAAAGCCATGCGAGCGGGTAGACCTGCACGATGACGATGAGCGCGATGAGGACCTTTGACAGGGTGCCGTGCAGACTTCGTTTGCGCCTGCGCCACGCGGGCAGTGGTGGCCTGCTTTCTGATGTTGCAGGGGGCCTTGTGATCCGAGCTGCTTGCGCGGTCATGCGTCCGCCTTTCGTTTGAGCATGAGAAGGATGAGTCCGACGGCGACCAGGCACTCGGCGACGATAAATACCGAGATGGTGCTGGCGTAGCCGAAGTCAGTGCTGGTGAAAGCTGTCTTGTACATGTAGGTGGTCAGCAGTTCCGAGGACTGTCCAGGGCCGCCGTTGGTCATCAGATAGGGGATGTCGAATCCGCGCAGGCCGTAAGTGGTCGCCATGATAGTGGTGGTGATCCAGACGGGCCGGATGTGCGGGAAGCGGATCTTGGTGAACAGTTGCCACCGTGACGCACCGTCGAGGCGGGCGGCTTCCTCAAGTTCCTGCGGAACGGATAGCAAGGCCGCGTAAATGATGAGCATGTACAGGCCGGTGAAGCGCCAGCCTTCCGGTACCGATACTGCCGTGAGGACGGTGTTCACGTCTGAGAGCCATGCGTGTTCAAGGGTGCCGAGGCCGATCCACTGCAGCACCTGGTTGAGCAGACCCACCGGGTCGATCGAGTAGATCCGCACGAAGAGGAATGCGATAGCCACGGTGGAGATCACGGCCGGCAGCAGGTAAAGAGTCTTAATTAGTTCGCGGCCGCGGCGCAGAGAGGTGAGTAGGGTGGCGACAAGCAGCGCGCCGCCGAGCTGCAGGACCAGACAGATGAACAGGTAGCCGAGTGCATTGAAGAAGGAGCGCCAGAAGACGTCATCGCCGGTGAACATCCGTAGGTAGTTGGCGAGGCCGACGAACTCCATGTCGCTGATGCCGTTCCAGGAGAAGAAGCTGAGGAACAGGGACTGGAGGATGGGGAACAGTACGGCGGCGCCGTAGAGCAGCAGGGGTGGGAGCAGGAAAACCAGGACTGAGAGTCGGGACCTGTTGGGGAGCATGGTGGGGCCTTTCGGGTGGGGGCCCGAGGCCCCCACCGTTATCTGTTATTTGAAGAACTTCGGTGCGTTCTGCGCGATGGTGCTGTCCATCGTGCTGGTGAACTGTTCCGGCGTGATGTCGCCTTGGACGAGGAGCACGAGTTCTTGCTTGAGCCGTGAGTCGGTTGTCGGGTCCAGCTGGGTATCCCACGGCATGGCCTGCTGACCTCCCAGGTCGTTCGCCGTCTCGAGGGCCGTCTTGTACAGGGGAGTCGCATTGGCCGGGGTGGCGGTCTGCACGTTGGTCGTCGGTGAAAGAGCGCCGGTCGCCGCATACTCGGAAGGGTATTTCGTCAGGGCAAACTTGAGGAAGTCGCTGACGAGCGGGTCGTAGGTCTTGGCATTGACAGCCATGCCGATTCCGGACGGCGAGACGTATTCGTTGGCAGCGGTGACAGATCCTTCAGTCGTCGGGAGGGTGAGGAAATCAATATTGTCCCGAACTGCCGGGTTCAGCTTGTCAGTCGCCAGGCTTGGCAATTCCCACGTGCCGATGTTGTACATCGCTGCCTTCCCGGAGGTGAAAATGTTCTGGGCGTCGGAGTAGCCCTGGGACGAGAAGCCATCCTGGAAGCACTTGTTTTTGCCCAGGGCGGCCAGCCAGTCAACGGCCTTCTTCCCGGCAGCGTCAGAGAACTTCGCGTTGCCCTTCTTCAGCTTCTGGAGGAAGTCGGGACCCGCCGTCCTGAACGGCTGGTAGGCCATGTAGCGTTCCAGGGGCCACTGGTCCTGCCCGTCGATGGCGATCGGGGTGATTCCGGCGTTGCGCAGTGCGGTGCACATCGCGGG
This genomic stretch from Micrococcaceae bacterium Sec5.1 harbors:
- a CDS encoding LacI family DNA-binding transcriptional regulator, giving the protein MISQKKNSGNAATPDVPVKIGRAHPVTLREVAEAAGVSTATVSLVINQKKNARIADKTRQRVQDAIRQLGYRPNAMAKTLVSGTSRFIGLVADGVATTPFAGQIIHGAQDEAWKHGYALLIANTEGNRDLEKDAIAMMLEYKVRGILYSTWFHRPTDIPETLREADFVLVNCFATEPGAARAVVPDEAQGGHSATQILLNAGHRRIAFINATIPAPAKDGRLQGYKDALAAASIGFDPDLVMEAYPDQEGGYGATEELLKRNVTAVYCYNDRMAMGLYDGLREHGLSIPDDIAVVGFDNQEVIAAHLRPPLSTVSLPHYELGAAGVRMLLGLDEAPNDSAVKIACPTVERASVAAHSPV
- a CDS encoding carbohydrate ABC transporter permease, producing the protein MTAQAARITRPPATSESRPPLPAWRRRKRSLHGTLSKVLIALIVIVQVYPLAWLFITSLRTENDFATGDPFALPKAITFDNYARAFETGNLGMNIVNSFIVTMGANLLIVLLGMMAAYALQVLGFRFSKFVRSLFLIGIIVPVQIALVPLFIDYSTVNLLDTYPSMIIPLAGFALPMSIYLFSSFFEYIPRETYEAASLDGAGPYRIFGLITLPLSVNTVVTVVLVNSIFIWNDFIFANTFVLSEGLKTIPLGLQNYIGAMGKTDWTATFAAVCVTITPLLLVFLVLNKAMIQGLESGATKG
- a CDS encoding sugar ABC transporter permease, encoding MLPNRSRLSVLVFLLPPLLLYGAAVLFPILQSLFLSFFSWNGISDMEFVGLANYLRMFTGDDVFWRSFFNALGYLFICLVLQLGGALLVATLLTSLRRGRELIKTLYLLPAVISTVAIAFLFVRIYSIDPVGLLNQVLQWIGLGTLEHAWLSDVNTVLTAVSVPEGWRFTGLYMLIIYAALLSVPQELEEAARLDGASRWQLFTKIRFPHIRPVWITTTIMATTYGLRGFDIPYLMTNGGPGQSSELLTTYMYKTAFTSTDFGYASTISVFIVAECLVAVGLILLMLKRKADA
- a CDS encoding extracellular solute-binding protein codes for the protein MKKLIRTAAVAAIAALSLAACAGGGAGGPANVRPTGEIKPREISWLLSRPADGAVINIMKKVADDYAKDHPGFSLNLITTPDRPSYIQKLETLAAANKLPELFDTDATPFAQQLAKQGKMVDAEKLLKDLGVYDNYRPNALNYQRFDDGSLYMIPFQFELEFIWYNKALLQQAGVPVPKSLDDIPAMCTALRNAGITPIAIDGQDQWPLERYMAYQPFRTAGPDFLQKLKKGNAKFSDAAGKKAVDWLAALGKNKCFQDGFSSQGYSDAQNIFTSGKAAMYNIGTWELPSLATDKLNPAVRDNIDFLTLPTTEGSVTAANEYVSPSGIGMAVNAKTYDPLVSDFLKFALTKYPSEYAATGALSPTTNVQTATPANATPLYKTALETANDLGGQQAMPWDTQLDPTTDSRLKQELVLLVQGDITPEQFTSTMDSTIAQNAPKFFK